The Astyanax mexicanus isolate ESR-SI-001 chromosome 12, AstMex3_surface, whole genome shotgun sequence genome window below encodes:
- the sypa gene encoding synaptophysin a has product MEIANQLVANGQFRVLKVPLGFIKALEWVFAIFAFSTCGSYSGLFRMSVECRNRSESNLKIDVEFEYPFRLHQVYFDAPSCKGDQTDRFFLVGDYSSSAQFFVTIAVFAFLYSTAALSIYVFAFEKYRENNKAPLIDFGVTCMFTFMWLVSSAAWAKGLSDVKTATDPDKVLELVTACEEESNRCREVREPVMSGLNTSVAFGFLNLILWLGNVWFVFKETGISAPFMRQPPAQEKQPAPDSYGQQGYGQQDPYASSQGGYQPEYSQQGYNQGGEYGQGGYNQQGAPTSFSNQM; this is encoded by the exons TTAGTTGCCAACGGGCAATTCAGAGTGCTGAAAGTGCCGCTAGGCTTCATTAAAGCCCTGGAATGG GTGTTTGCTATCTTTGCGTTTTCCACCTGCGGGAGCTACTCGGGTCTGTTCCGCATGAGCGTGGAGTGCAGAAACAGATCGGAGAGTAACCTGAAAATAGACGTGGAGTTTGAATATCCATTCAG GCTCCACCAAGTTTATTTTGACGCTCCTTCCTGCAAGGGGGACCAAACTGACCGTTTCTTCCTGGTGGGCGACTACTCTTCCTCTGCCCAGTTCTTCGTCACCATCGCCGTCTTCGCCTTCCTGTACTCTACAGCAGCTCTTAGCATCTACGTCTTTGCCTTTGAGAAATACCGCGAGAACAACAAGGCCCCACTAATC GATTTTGGTGTGACATGCATGTTCACCTTCATGTGGCTGGTGAGCTCGGCGGCATGGGCAAAAGGTCTGTCGGACGTGAAGACAGCCACGGACCCCGACAAGGTGCTGGAGCTCGTCACGGCCTGCGAGGAAGAAAGCAACCGCTGTCGCGAAGTTCGTGAACCTGTCATGTCCGGCCTTAACACCTCTGTG GCCTTTGGCTTCTTGAATCTGATCTTGTGGTTAGGAAATGTGTGGTTCGTCTTCAAGGAGACCGGCATCAGCGCCCCTTTCATGCGTCAACCACCCGCCCAGGAGAAGCAGCCGGCCCCCGACTCCTACGGCCAGCAGGGCTACGGCCAGCAGGACCCCTACGCCAGCTCCCAGGGGGGCTACCAACCCGAATACAGTCAGCAGGGCTACAACCAGGGTGGAGAATACGGACAGGGCGGCTACAACCAGCAGGGGGCTCCCACCTCTTTCTCCAACCAGATGTGA